A single window of Solea solea chromosome 9, fSolSol10.1, whole genome shotgun sequence DNA harbors:
- the niban1a gene encoding protein Niban 1a, whose amino-acid sequence MGVSASSLLDDNKSNYIKGQAEAELTAFSPYYMKQFSVARFSQVEDDLEQQKDNITQLLKQREAPQDGEVLYEEAVLYFDDTRKWKERYVVVRANYCLECHEGLDCFVKGVPPHHKLLPTGGSVLTTEEKYMAMVDKCFPDDTNVKEDFAPPLSGMPGQFPVYLRLPYRRDSYFCFKQQAKQEAFLSILSDCIRHQNQDFLKKKTCEVQAFVKAVQLYRQDKGKYEVWDMLIGSDVRVMANMVMEQLLPTLEKDMLPRLKAKKTERKRVWFATVEAAYILVQEHLLEGLSALKEDCRMSVRNQEVLIHSEMDQILNCRKELEEKVQAKVSESALKLCSESVQPYLASVLEELMEPVSSGFQEGQHLSESMMDKCQDVLAGGDKEQLKKALTDMTRPNLLSCYQKIGSLQEKLHHLRDRFGFSNITGVIHSAQLDLQMLMQNAAYTFEQLQHKALQDNPDNPSSALEKAKHRVLKQYDYDSSTVRKRIFQDALVSITLPFIKKRLAPTCKTELQGLEQFIYADYSNFIHVDNVFESILLRTLDKEVTKVVKEAASLQKYNLFTDSRDVVSQSSRSSLSSPSASIPGSPAMALSSPSKTSVEPQPTSPLVANDLSSSPREEEQKEKESSGLKPVEVSTSVDTSVIETLVSEVEQKECAQTVAVGQETAAPEAEGVFHTVKVEADAESAALANTASSNETPDVSVTAETVIQEAAVSVETLPDDPVTQSTDVVEEVTHLLTDVDILETEAKTEAPALSPGPAVETEPTSAVGAGSEDSSEGDSGIKVEAPSGGEAPVLTPGDVALDEASDPNSLSVSMGSESPPSDIESTENIRTTQSSEDEVSTTSDVLQDDADISKSPVSSDETPEDTNPSDGLPSQTQAEAASDVHVQDDMEAAVSAGVEAADVTATVSPEAATEEAASSPGAQPPDSIKDIRDLVVEVIEVEELVQRYPSGIPMEE is encoded by the exons gccaGGCCGAGGCTGAGCTGACGGCGTTCAGTCCGTACTACATGAAGCAGTTCTCTGTGGCGAGGTTCTCCCAGGTAGAAGATGATCTGGAGCAGCAGAAGGACAACATCACGCAGCTTCTCAAACAGAGG GAGGCTCCTCAGGATGGTGAGGTTCTGTACGAGGAGGCCGTCCTTTACTTTGACGACACCAGGAAGTGGAAAGAGCGCTACGTGGTGGTGAGGGCCAACTACTGCCTGGAGTGTCACGAGGGTCTCGAT TGTTTTGTCAAAGGAGTTCCTCCACACCACAAACTTCTGCCCACAGGGGGCAGCGTTCTGACCACAGAGGAGAAGTACATGGCCATGGTGGACAAGTGTTTCCCTGATGACACCA ACGTGAAGGAAGACTTTGCTCCGCCCCTGTCTGGGATGCCGGGCCAGTTTCCCGTCTACTTGCGTCTGCCCTACAGGAGAGACTCCTACTTCTGTTTCAAACAGCAGGCCAAACAGGAGGCCTTCCTCTCCATCCTGTCCGACTGCATCAGACACCAGAACCAAG ACTTCTTGAAGAAGAAGACGTGTGAAGTCCAAGCTTTCGTCAAAGCCGTCCAGCTCTACAGACAGGACAAGGGCAAATACGAGGTCTGGGACATGCTGATAGGAAGTGATGTCAGA gtgatgGCCAACATGGTGATGGAGCAGCTGCTTCCCACGCTGGAGAAAGACATGCTGCCTCGTCTCAAGGCTAAGAAGACGGAGAGGAAGAGAGTTTGGTTTGCT ACGGTGGAGGCGGCGTACATCCTGGTTCAGGAGCATCTGCTGGAGGGACTGTCGGCGCTGAAGGAAGACTGTCGCATGTCAGTCCGGAACCAAGAGGTGTTGATCCACTCCGAAATGGACCAGATCCTCAACTGCAGAAAGGAGCTGGAGGAAAAAGTGCAAG CTAAAGTATCCGAGTCGGCTCTGAAGCTGTGCTCAGAGTCAGTGCAGCCGTACCTGGCCTCTGTTCTGGAGGAGCTGATGGAGCCGGTCAGCTCTGGTTTCCAGGAGGGACAACATCTGAGTGAGAGCATGATGGACAAGTGTCAGGACGTCCTGGCGGGAGGAGACAAAGAGCAGCTGAAGAAG GCTCTCACGGACATGACGAGACCCAACCTGCTGAGCTGCTACCAGAAGATCGGCTCGCTGCAGGAGAAGCTGCACCACCTGCGCGACAGATTCGGTTTCTCCAACATCACAGGAGTCATCCACAGCGCTCAGCTGGACCTGCAGATg ctgatGCAGAATGCAGCGTACAcgtttgagcagctgcagcacaagGCCCTGCAGGACAATCCAGACAACCCCAGCTCTGCCCTGGAAAAGGCCAAACACCGAGTGCTCAAG caaTACGACTATGACAGCAGCACGGTGAGGAAGAGGATCTTCCAGGACGCTCTTGTTTCTATCACACTGCCTTTCATCAAGAAGAGACTGGCTCCCACCTGCAAAACT GAGCTTCAGGGTCTGGAACAGTTCATCTACGCCGACTACTCCAACTTCATCCACGTTGACAACGTTTTTGAGAGCATCCTCCTCCGAACTCTGGACAAGGAGGTCACTAAAG TGGTGAAGGAAGCAGCGAGCTTGCAGAAATACAACTTGTTCACAGACAGCAGGGACGTGGTCAGTCAGTCCAGCCGCTCCAGTCTCTCCTCACCGTCTGCCTCTATCCCAGGAAGCCCCGCCATGGCACTTTCCTCTCCCTCTAAAACCTCCGTGGAGCCCCAGCCCACTTCTCCGCTTGTGGCCAATGATCTATCCTCCTCCCCacgggaggaggagcagaaggagaaggagagcagTGGTCTTAAACCTGTGGAGGTCAGCACCTCCgtagacaccagtgtgattgagaCGCTTGTGAGTGAAGTTGAACAAAAAGAGTGCGCGCAGACCGTTGCTGTCGGTCAGGAGACGGCCGCACCTGAAGCAGAGGGCGTCTTCCACACTGTGAAGGTGGAAGCGGATGCTGAGTCGGCAGCTTTAGCAAATACGGCCTCTTCAAATGAGACGCCAGACGTCAGTGTGACGGCAGAGACTGTGATCCAAGAGGCGGCCGTTTCTGTTGAGACGCTGCCTGACGATCCTGTGACACAGAGCACAGATGTTGTAGAAGAAGTGACACATCTCCTCACAGACGTAGACATTTTAGAGACGGAGGCAAAAACAGAGGCTCCTGCACTGAGTCCTGGTCCTGCCGTTGAGACAGAGCCCACATCAGCTGTGGGAGCTGGTTCAGAAGACAGCAGTGAAGGAGACTCAGGAATCAAGGTAGAGGCACCCTCTGGTGGTGAAGCACCAGTACTCACACCTGGAGATGTGGCCCTGGATGAAGCCTCAGACCCAAATTCTCTGAGCGTGTCCATGGGCAGTGAATCCCCACCCTCGGACATCGAGTCGACGGAGAACATCAGAACCACGCAAAGCAGCGAGGATGAAGTCTCCACGACATCCGATGTCCTGCAGGACGACGCCGACATCAGCAAATCGCCCGTGAGTTCGGACGAAACACCCGAAGACACAAATCCGAGCGACGGGCTGCCCTCTCAGACCCAGGCGGAGGCTGCCAGTGACGTCCACGTGCAGGACGACatggaagcagcagtgagtGCAGGTGTAGAGGCAGCAGATGTGACAGCCACCGTGTCCCCTGAGGCTGCCACAGAGGAGGCCGCGTCCAGCCCTGGAGCCCAGCCACCAGACTCCATCAAGGACATCCGTGACCTGGTGGTGGAGGTGATTGAGGTGGAGGAGCTGGTGCAGCGATACCCCAGCGGCATTCCAATGGAAGAATAA